A stretch of DNA from Thermanaerosceptrum fracticalcis:
TGAAAACTTTAGTGCGCAGTGATGCATCGTTGGTGGAAGAAAGTTCGAAGTCTTTGGCCATGCTGTTCCCTCCTGTAAGGAGATTTCAAATTCGTACATATTGTATTACAACTCTCTTCCAAAAACAAGCACCTTTCTGATTTAAACAATTGCCCGGCAAATGGCTTCCGTAAATTCCCGGGTGCTGCTTGACCCTCCCAGGTCACGGGTTAAAGCGATTTTTTCTTCTATGACCTGCTCTATTCCCCTGCGGATTTTCTCGGCGGCAGTCGTTTCTCCCAATTGGTCCAGGAGCATGGCCGCACAAAGCATGAGGGCAGTGGGATTGGCTATTCCTTTACCCGCGATATCAGGGGCACTTCCATGTACAGCTTCAAAGACGGCTCCTTCCGTACCGATGTTGGCACCGGGCACCAGGCCCAGACCCCCCACCAGACCTGCACACAAGTCGGAGACGATATCGCCGTAGAGGTTGGGGAGTACTAGAACATCGTATTTATGGGGGGCAAGCACCAGATCCATACACAGGGCGTCAATAATCCTGTCGGAGAATTCAATGTCGGGGTAATCCCGGGCTGCTGCCTGGCAGGTATTGAGAAATAAACCGTCGCTTAGTTTGAGGATATTTGCTTTATGAACTGCGGTAACTTTCTTACGCCGATGTTCCAGGGCATACTGGAAGGCAAAACGGGCAATCCTGTTGCTTGCCTCTTTAGTAATTATTTTTACGGCCTCGGCTGCCACATTACCGATATTATGTTCTACTCCGGCGTAAAGGTCTTCCGTATTTTCTCTGACTACTACTAAATCAACGGAAGAGAAGGGAGAGGGGATACCCGGAAAGCTTTTTACAGGACGGAGATTGGCGTATAGATTTAAGGCCTGGCGCAGCCCCACATTCACACTGCGAAAACCCTTTCCTACGGGAGTAGTGACAGGACCTTTGAGGGCAAATTTATTCTTCTTTACTGAAGCAATGGCCTCATCAGGCAGGGGTGTACCGTATTTCTCCAGGGCTGTTATCCCCATGTCTGCTATTTCCCAGTTTATTTTTATCCCGGCTGCGGCAATAACCTCTACGGCGGCAGCGGTAACTTCCGGACCGATGCCGTCGCCAGGGATGAGTGTTACGGTATGCATAAGATGGCTCCTTTCGTGTTAGTTGGTAGTTGGTAGTTGTTAGTTGGTGGTTGTTTTGTGACCGGTGACCAGTGATCAGAGAACGGGTACCCTGGACTTCGTACTCTTAAAACTGGACTCTGTATACTGGTCACCGGACTCCGGACAACGGTCACTGATCACAAATACTGAAAGTCGGATGTCGGAAATCGGAAAGTGGATTGTCGAAGCAAATCAGTGTGCCGTCCCTTTGGTATATGGCAGCAGCCCGCCAGCCAGGAGGATATGCCTCAAGCGCTCAGATACATCCAGTCTTACCTTGAAAGAGAAATTCTGGGTTATATTTTTAACTGCTATTGTATTACCGCTAAGAACCTGGTTATGCAGGTCATCTATCACCAGTTCATCTTCCAGGGAAATGCGCTCATAATCTTCCTTATGGACAAAGGTCAGGGGTAAGATCCCGGAGTTAATGAGGTTAGCCATGTGAATGCGGGCAAAGGAGAGAGCGATGACTCCCTTGATACCCAGGTAGAGGGGGACCAGGGCGGCGTGTTCCCTGCTGGAACCCTGGCCATAGTTTTCACCGGCTACGAGGAAGCCTCCCTTAAAGTTACGCGCCCGGTTGGGAAACTCTTTGTCCACGGGGGTGAGGCAGTGGTCAGAGAGGGCCGGGATATTGGAACGGAGGGGTAAAAGCCAGGCAGGAGAGGGCATGATATGGTCCGTCGTGATATGGTCGCCCATTTTTAAGAGAACGCGTCCCTTGATGACTTCAGGGAGCCTGGTGTTCTGGGGAAAGGGTTTGATGTTGGGCCCCAAAATGACTTCCACTTCTTCCCCGGGACGGGCAGGCGGCACAATAAGATTGTCATTAATATGATACGAGAAGGGCATTTCTACGGAAACAGGGGGGTAACTGCGGGGGTCGGTGATATGGCCCGTAAGGGCTGAGATGGCTGCCACCTCAGGACTGCACAAATACACCTGGGCGCTGGCTGTCCCGCTTCTTCCCTGGTAGTTGCGGTTAAAGGTTCTTAAGGATACACCATCGGTAACAGGGGCCTGCCCCATGCCGATACAGGGGCCGCAGGCACATTCCAGAATCCGGGCTCCGGCCTGAATAAGGGAGCTTAAGACGCCATTTTCCGCCAGCATGGTAAAGACCTGTTTAGATCCCGGGGCAATGACCAGGCTGACAGAGGGATGGACAGTATGGCCTTCCAGGATTTTGGCTACTTTCATCAAATCCATATAAGAGGAATTGGTACAACTGCCGATACAGACCTGATTCAGTTTGATATGTTCTACCGACTTCACGGGTACCACGTTATCGGGGCTGTGGGGACAGGCCACCAGGGGTTCCAGCTGGGAAAGATCAATGGTGACTTTCTCATCATAGCAGGCACCTTGATCCGGTAATAGTTCCCGCCAGTCTTCCACCCTGTTTTGGGCTTTAAGGAATTCGTAAGTCACATGGTCACTGGGAAAGATGGAGGTGGTTGCCCCTAATTCCGCGCCCATGTTGGCAATGGTAGCCCGTTCGGGAACGGAGAGAGAAGTGATCCCTTCACCGGTGTATTCAAAGATTTTTCCCACACCGCCCTTTACCGTGAGCCTGCGCAGTACTTCTAAAATGATGTCTTTGGCTGTAACCCAGGGGGGCAGTTTACCCAGGAGCTCAATGTTAACAATTTTGGGCATGGTCAGATAATAGGCACCGCCACCCATGGCTACGGCCACATCCAATCCCCCGGCGCCTATGGCCAGCATGCCAAGTCCGCCGCAGGTGGGGGTATGGCTGTCAGAACCCAGCAGGGTTTCGCCGGGTTTGCCGAAACGTTCCAGGTGGACTTGATGGCAGATGCCGTTGCCGGGGCGGGAGAAATAAATCCCATGTTTGGCGGCTACCGTCTGGATGTAGCGGTGGTCATCGGCGTTTTCAAAACCTACCTGCAGGGTATTATGGTCAATATAGGCTACGGACCTTTTAGTCTTGACCTTGGGAAAACCCAGGGCCTGAAACTGGAGATAGGTCATGGTACCCGTTGTATCCTGGGTCAGGGTCTGGTCAATTTTGAGTGCTATCTCTTCACCGGCCACAGGTTTTCCAGATAAAAGGTGCTGTTCAATAATTTTTACGGCAAGACTTTTGGACATGGGTTTCCCCCCTAACCTTGATAGAGTTGGATCAGCTCCTTATCAAATAAGGGGCGTTTTAATTCCACGGCCAGTTTGCGGACTTTATTTAAGATCTCATTGGCTTTTTCATTGTCCAGTTCAATACCGAATTCACTGAATTTCTTAATAATAGAAGCTGATCCCGAGTGTTTTCCGATAATAATCTGGCGTACCAGTCCCACTTCCTCTGGTTCAAAGGCTTCGTAAGTCTTGGGATTTTTATAGGCGCCATCGGCATGGATGCCTGATTCGTGGGCAAACATATTGGAACCTACAATGGGCTTGCTGACATGCAGCTTACGGTTGGAGGCCTTGGCTACGTACTGGGATAACTCCAGGAATCCCTTGGTGTCCATAACGAGATTGTAACCCATGACGTGTTTCAGGGCCATGGCTACCTCCTCCAGGGCTGCGTTGCCGGCCCTTTCTCCCAGGCCGTTTACCGTAACCCCGGCATAGTTGGCGCCTGCTTTAATACCGGCCAGGGTGTTAGCTGTGGCCATGCCAAAATCGTTGTGAGTATGCATTTCAATATCGATATCCACTTTGTCCCTAAGAGTCTTTACTTTTTCATAAGTCGTGAAGGGCTCGAGGACTCCGACGGTATCACAGTAGCGCAGGCGGTTAGCCCCGGCTTCTTTGGCTGTCTTGGCGAAAAGGACCAGGAAATCTTCATCAGAACGGGAGGCATCTTCGGCATTAACGGAAATGTACAGGCCGTGTTTCTTGGCAAATTCCACTGCCTTAACCATTTGCTCCAGGACGCGCTCACGGGTTGACTGGAGTTTATGTTTAATATGAATGTCGGAGGTAGAAATGGAAATGGCCACGGCGTCTACGCCGCAATCGATGGAGGATTCCAGGTCAGAAATTACAGCCCGGTTCCAGGCCATGATACTGGATTTCAAGTTAGCCTTGACGATAGCCTTGAGGGCTTCTTTTTCGTCCCCGCCCATGACAGGTATCCCTGCTTCAATCTGATCAACGCCCAGGTCGGAGAGCATTTTGGCAATAGTGATTTTCTCCTGGTTAGCAAAAACCACACCGGCTGTTTGTTCACCGTCCCGTAATGTTGTGTCCACGATATAAACCTTCTTTTTTTCCTTGACTAATTCGGCAGCTGCCATATAAATCACCTCTTGAATGTAAGTATATAAGTATCATTGTATACAATAATACGTTTCATGCAACAGGTTTTATGAAAATATTATGTATACTTGGTGTTGAGCTTGTAAAAAAAATCACATATAATATAAACAGAAATACCTGACTGACCGGGAGATTGTCCTGGTGGAAGGGTAGGCATAAGTGAATAATTGTTCACCTGAATCCAAGGGATAGTCTGAGGAAATAGGGGTAAGCAATAACGTCCTAACACGAAAAGTATAGGCCCGTTTGTACCTATTTCCAGGTGCTGACGGGCCTTTTTAGTTGGTAGTTGGTAGTTGTTAGTTGTTAGTTGTTAGTAACCGGCGCTTCCCGCTTACCGAAACCCGACATCCGATATCCGTTTTTCGATATCCCACGTCTTTTTTGGCGAATACAGCTTCGCCTCCCGATATCCGATATCACTTTTATACGACTTCCGATATCCGCTTTCCGATTTCCGAATTAATGTGTATTATCTTTGCAGCATTTGTTATTACTCTCGGAGTCGGTGTCGGATGTCGGTAGTCGGAAATCGAAAAGCGGAATTCGGTTCACGGTTAACGGTTTCCGGACACCGGACACTGGTCACTGGTCACCAAAAAAGGGAGGTCGTTAAGCAATGGAAAAGAGAATTGGTGTGGTGGGCATTGTTGTGGAGGATAGACAGCATGTGCCCAGGTTGAATCAAATTTTGAGTGAACATGGGGATTTGATTGTGGGCAGGATGGGAATACCCCGCAGAGGCTCTGTGAGTGTTATTGCTTTGATTGTGGAAGGGAGCAATGAGGAAGTTGGCGCTCTTACTGGCAAACTGGGAAGCCTGAAAGGGGTAAAAGTCCGTTCGGCCTTAACCAGTCATACTGTCGGGGAGGAATAGGATGAGGAGCATTTTTATTGACACTTTAGCCAAGGCCCAGGCTCAAGAGGAACTGAATAAAGATGATCTTAAAGTCCTCCTGTCTGCTGATGGGGAAGAAGCTTCCTTATTATTCAAACATGCCGATGCCGTGAGGGAAAAATACCTGGGTAAGGAAGTTCATCTGCGGGGTATTATCGAATTGACAAATTACTGTAAGCAAAACTGTCATTACTGCGGGCTGCGCAGGGGAAACGAACAACTCTCACGCTACCGTTTAACTTACAGGGAGATTCTGACTACAGCGGAGCAAGCGGTGGCCCTGGGCTATAAAACCCTGGTTTTGCAGGGAGGAGAAGATTCGTATTTTTCCGCCCGGGATATCTATGAGCTGGTAAAAGAAATCAAAAAAATGGATGTGGCCGTGACCCTTTCCCTGGGGGAACACGACTTTGACACATACAAACTCTGGCGTGAGGCCGGATCAGACCGCTACCTTATTAAGCATGAGACAGCAGATCCCCATTTATATGAACATCTTAGACCGGGGAAGAGACTAAAGCAGCGTTTGCAGTGTCAAAGCTGGTTGAAAGAGCTGGGGTATGAATTGGGTTCCGGGTGTATGGTTGGGCTGCCTGGACAAACCCTGGATACCTTAGCGGAAGACCTCCTGTTACTGAAAAAAATGGATGTGGACATGGCAGGCATCGGTCCTTTCATCCCCCATCCCCAAACCCCTCTGGCTTCGGCCCAGCAGGGGACCCTGGAAATGACCTTAAAAATGGTGGCTCTGGCCCGCATTATCATGCCCCTGGTCCATTTGCCCGCCACTACGGCTCTGGGTACCATCCATCCTGAAGGACGGGAGAAGGCTCTCCAGGCTGGAGCCAATGTGGTGATGCCTAATGTAAGTCCCTCGGAGTATAGAGCTTTGTATCAAATTTATCCCAATAAAATCTGTATCCGGGATGAACCGGTCCACTGCCGCAGTTGTATTACGGGGAAAATAAAAGCCTTAGGGCGGGTGGTGAGTACTACCCGGGGGCATAGTCCGAAAGGAGGAATTACACGTTGAAAACCGTTGATTTTATCAAGGTGGAAGAGATCAATTTCCAGTTGGAGCAGGCTCAAAAAGCCACCGGGGAACAGGTGGAGGGCATTATTGCCAAAGCCCGGCAGGCCAGGGGCCTCACGCTCCAGGAAGCTGCTATACTTTTAGAAGTGTCCGATCCCAGACTGCAGGAACAAATTTTCCGTGCAGCCAAAGAAATCAAAGAAAAAATTTATGGCAAACGCATCGTCATTTTCGCCCCTTTATATTTAAGCAATTACTGTGTCAACAACTGTCTTTACTGCGGCTACCGTCATGATAATGAGATAAGCCGCAGGAGGCTGTCGCCCCAGGAAATAGTTGAAGAAGTAAAAATATTGGAAAGAATGGGACATAAACGGCTAGCCATTGAGGCCGGTGAAGACCCGGTCAATTGTCCCCTTGACTATGTGCTGGAAGCCATGCAAACCATCTATGATACTACAGAAGAAAAGGGGAACATTCGCAGGGTAAATGTCAACATTGCGGCTACCGGTGTGGAGGAATACAGGAAGTTAAAGGAGGCAGGGATAGGAACCTATATCTTGTTCCAGGAAACCTACCACCCTGAGACTTACCGGATGATGCATCCAGCCGGGCCTAAAGCGTCATATTACTATCACACTACAGCTATGGACAGGGCTATGGAAGCCGGTATTGATGATGTGGGTTTTGGTGTACTGTTTGGCCTCTATCATTACAAATTTGAGGTGCTGGCCTTATTGCACCATGCGCAACATCTGGAAGAGGCTTTCGGTGTAGGGCCCCATAC
This window harbors:
- a CDS encoding isocitrate/isopropylmalate dehydrogenase family protein, which gives rise to MHTVTLIPGDGIGPEVTAAAVEVIAAAGIKINWEIADMGITALEKYGTPLPDEAIASVKKNKFALKGPVTTPVGKGFRSVNVGLRQALNLYANLRPVKSFPGIPSPFSSVDLVVVRENTEDLYAGVEHNIGNVAAEAVKIITKEASNRIARFAFQYALEHRRKKVTAVHKANILKLSDGLFLNTCQAAARDYPDIEFSDRIIDALCMDLVLAPHKYDVLVLPNLYGDIVSDLCAGLVGGLGLVPGANIGTEGAVFEAVHGSAPDIAGKGIANPTALMLCAAMLLDQLGETTAAEKIRRGIEQVIEEKIALTRDLGGSSSTREFTEAICRAIV
- a CDS encoding aconitate hydratase produces the protein MSKSLAVKIIEQHLLSGKPVAGEEIALKIDQTLTQDTTGTMTYLQFQALGFPKVKTKRSVAYIDHNTLQVGFENADDHRYIQTVAAKHGIYFSRPGNGICHQVHLERFGKPGETLLGSDSHTPTCGGLGMLAIGAGGLDVAVAMGGGAYYLTMPKIVNIELLGKLPPWVTAKDIILEVLRRLTVKGGVGKIFEYTGEGITSLSVPERATIANMGAELGATTSIFPSDHVTYEFLKAQNRVEDWRELLPDQGACYDEKVTIDLSQLEPLVACPHSPDNVVPVKSVEHIKLNQVCIGSCTNSSYMDLMKVAKILEGHTVHPSVSLVIAPGSKQVFTMLAENGVLSSLIQAGARILECACGPCIGMGQAPVTDGVSLRTFNRNYQGRSGTASAQVYLCSPEVAAISALTGHITDPRSYPPVSVEMPFSYHINDNLIVPPARPGEEVEVILGPNIKPFPQNTRLPEVIKGRVLLKMGDHITTDHIMPSPAWLLPLRSNIPALSDHCLTPVDKEFPNRARNFKGGFLVAGENYGQGSSREHAALVPLYLGIKGVIALSFARIHMANLINSGILPLTFVHKEDYERISLEDELVIDDLHNQVLSGNTIAVKNITQNFSFKVRLDVSERLRHILLAGGLLPYTKGTAH
- the nifV gene encoding homocitrate synthase, yielding MAAAELVKEKKKVYIVDTTLRDGEQTAGVVFANQEKITIAKMLSDLGVDQIEAGIPVMGGDEKEALKAIVKANLKSSIMAWNRAVISDLESSIDCGVDAVAISISTSDIHIKHKLQSTRERVLEQMVKAVEFAKKHGLYISVNAEDASRSDEDFLVLFAKTAKEAGANRLRYCDTVGVLEPFTTYEKVKTLRDKVDIDIEMHTHNDFGMATANTLAGIKAGANYAGVTVNGLGERAGNAALEEVAMALKHVMGYNLVMDTKGFLELSQYVAKASNRKLHVSKPIVGSNMFAHESGIHADGAYKNPKTYEAFEPEEVGLVRQIIIGKHSGSASIIKKFSEFGIELDNEKANEILNKVRKLAVELKRPLFDKELIQLYQG
- a CDS encoding TM1266 family iron-only hydrogenase system putative regulator; translation: MEKRIGVVGIVVEDRQHVPRLNQILSEHGDLIVGRMGIPRRGSVSVIALIVEGSNEEVGALTGKLGSLKGVKVRSALTSHTVGEE
- the hydE gene encoding [FeFe] hydrogenase H-cluster radical SAM maturase HydE, which codes for MRSIFIDTLAKAQAQEELNKDDLKVLLSADGEEASLLFKHADAVREKYLGKEVHLRGIIELTNYCKQNCHYCGLRRGNEQLSRYRLTYREILTTAEQAVALGYKTLVLQGGEDSYFSARDIYELVKEIKKMDVAVTLSLGEHDFDTYKLWREAGSDRYLIKHETADPHLYEHLRPGKRLKQRLQCQSWLKELGYELGSGCMVGLPGQTLDTLAEDLLLLKKMDVDMAGIGPFIPHPQTPLASAQQGTLEMTLKMVALARIIMPLVHLPATTALGTIHPEGREKALQAGANVVMPNVSPSEYRALYQIYPNKICIRDEPVHCRSCITGKIKALGRVVSTTRGHSPKGGITR
- the hydG gene encoding [FeFe] hydrogenase H-cluster radical SAM maturase HydG, whose protein sequence is MKTVDFIKVEEINFQLEQAQKATGEQVEGIIAKARQARGLTLQEAAILLEVSDPRLQEQIFRAAKEIKEKIYGKRIVIFAPLYLSNYCVNNCLYCGYRHDNEISRRRLSPQEIVEEVKILERMGHKRLAIEAGEDPVNCPLDYVLEAMQTIYDTTEEKGNIRRVNVNIAATGVEEYRKLKEAGIGTYILFQETYHPETYRMMHPAGPKASYYYHTTAMDRAMEAGIDDVGFGVLFGLYHYKFEVLALLHHAQHLEEAFGVGPHTISVPRLRPATGVSLNNFPYLVSDQDFKMIVAVLRLAVPYTGIILSTREEARFRDEVIALGVSQISAGSCTGVGAYKEEYGQKSARTTSQFEVGDHRTPDDILAQLCCDGYLPSYCTACYRQGRTGDRFMELAKTGRIANVCQPNAILTLQEYLLDYASLATRRLGEEAIQKHLELIPDEKIRKLTLQYLERIKQGERDLYL